GGACCTATCCGGAGATTGGGGTGCCCGATCCGCATCATCCGCTGTCCCATCACGGCAACGATCCGGCCAAGATTGCTCGGATGGCGAAAATCAATGAGTTCCACGTTTCGTTGTTCGCAGAATTCCTGGGCAAGCTCAAGGCCACGCGGGAAGGTAACGGCACCCTGTTGGATCATTCGCTGTATCTCTACGGCAGCGGCATCGGGAACCCCAATATTCACGACCATACCAACCTGCCTATTCTCGTCGCGGGCGGTGCTGCCGGTGGAATGAAGGGCGGACGGCATCTGCGCTACGATCGGCCGGTCCCCTTGGCGAATCTCCACCTGACCCTGCTCGATAAAGCGGGGGTAAGGTTGGACAAGTTCGGCGACAGCAACGGTCGTGTGGACGAGTTGTTTGAGCCCATGCCCCTTTAATGCATCTTCGCACTTTGAGTCTGGCGTCGGCGGTGGGCTGGGTCACCTGGGTGGCCGCCTCCCAGGTGGCTCTCTCGGCGGCCGACACCGCGGTTGCCGATGCGGCTCAGAGGTCGGATCGTGCAGCCGTGCGGCGGCTGTTGAAACAGCATCCCGAGGTGAATGCGAGTCAGCCTGACGGAATGACTGCGTTGCACTGGGCAGTCTTGAAGGACGACCTCGAGTTGGCGAGGCTGCTTTTGGAAGCCAAGGCGAATCCCGGGGCCACGAATCGGTATGGGGTCACCCCGCTCGCGCTGGCCTGCCAGAGCGGCGAAACGGCCACGGTGGAGTTGCTGCTCGCCCGGGGGGCTGATCCGGACGCGGCATTGTCTGGAGGGGAAACGGCCCTCATGACCGCTGCACGCACCGGTCGACCTGGGCCTGTCCAAGCGCTGCTGCGTCAGGGTGCGAACGTGAACGCGAAGGAGCGACGCGGCCAGACGGCGCTGATGTGGGCTGCAGCCGAGGGCCATACCGAAGTGGTTGACCTTCTTGTTCGAGCCGGTGCAGAGGTTGGAGCTACCCTGGATTCAGGATTTACGGCCCTCCTTCTCGCTGCGCGGGAGGGAAGAAGGGAAACCGTCCGGCTCCTGCTTAAAGCAGGCGTTGATGTCAATGGGGTAATGTCGCCCCGCAAGTCAGTGGCCAAGGGGCCAGCCAAGGGAACCAGCGCATTGGTCCTGGCGGTCGAGAATGGCCATTATGACCTCGCGTTGGATTTAATCGAGGCGGGAGCCGATCCGAATGACCAGCGTTCGGGATATTCGCCTTTGCACATGATGACTTGGGTGCGCAAGCCGCCGCGCGGCGAGGATTTTGGAGCGCCACCGCCGCCTGAGTTGAACGGACTCGCCAATTTGCAGTTCGTTAGGGCGCTCGTGCGGCGCGGAGCGGATGTCAATGCGCGTCTCGCCACCGGCCGGGGTGGGTTGGGTAAGTTCAACCCGAAAGGAGCGACTCCCTTTTTCATGGCCGCGGCAACGGCGGATCTGCCTTATATGAAGTTGCTCCTGGAACTCGGGGCCGACCCCACGATCACCAACGTGGAGGGATGCACTCCACTCATCGTGGCCTGTGGCATTCATGTCGGTTCCGACCAGGCGACCGAGGCCGCTGGCGAGGAGTCGGAGGTGCTCGAGGCGGCACAGTTGCTTTTGAAACTAGGCATCGACGTGAATGCTGTGGATGCCAATGGCGAGACCGCCATGCATGGCGCCGCC
This genomic window from Verrucomicrobiales bacterium contains:
- a CDS encoding ankyrin repeat domain-containing protein, translating into MSLASAVGWVTWVAASQVALSAADTAVADAAQRSDRAAVRRLLKQHPEVNASQPDGMTALHWAVLKDDLELARLLLEAKANPGATNRYGVTPLALACQSGETATVELLLARGADPDAALSGGETALMTAARTGRPGPVQALLRQGANVNAKERRGQTALMWAAAEGHTEVVDLLVRAGAEVGATLDSGFTALLLAAREGRRETVRLLLKAGVDVNGVMSPRKSVAKGPAKGTSALVLAVENGHYDLALDLIEAGADPNDQRSGYSPLHMMTWVRKPPRGEDFGAPPPPELNGLANLQFVRALVRRGADVNARLATGRGGLGKFNPKGATPFFMAAATADLPYMKLLLELGADPTITNVEGCTPLIVACGIHVGSDQATEAAGEESEVLEAAQLLLKLGIDVNAVDANGETAMHGAALKNLPRVVQFLADHGANIDIWNRENRFGSTPLMLARGYRPGNFKPSAETAEAIERVMIAAGVPPPVTTTPPVLKNSDWEPTALQKKP